From Bacteroidales bacterium, one genomic window encodes:
- a CDS encoding C1 family peptidase has product MKKIALLTCAALLCGSAFAQTIGNKELQELKGSFKNDSYTSVIQNILTTNKNIKSLALNNKVNSSVDNFFKYKVDVKGITDQKSSGRCWMFASMNDLRPAVMKKYNLDSFDFSHNYNYFWDILEKSNMFLENIIRTAKAPMDDREVLTYFQSPIGDGGVWSSFYNVATKYGVVPAEVMPETEHSNNTSQMMNIITERLRKGGYDIREIAANKGKAADMEREKMNVLKDVYRVLAICLGEPPAEFTWRFLDKNKKIQTVKSTPADFFKGIAGDSYNTENYVMIMNDPTRDYYKMYEVQGDRNLIEGVNWIYLNLPNSDIKKAVLASIKANEAVVSSCDVGKQSNTKAGSGLMDPDIYDYNSLLGINLTMDKKARILTRQSGSSHAMLIVACDTDDNDVPVKWEFENSWGEDAGNKGYLTFTDKWFDEYMFRFVINKKYLDSKALESLGQKHIMLPIWDYMF; this is encoded by the coding sequence ATGAAAAAGATAGCACTACTTACATGCGCCGCTCTACTATGCGGAAGTGCGTTTGCACAAACTATCGGGAATAAAGAATTACAAGAGCTTAAAGGCAGCTTTAAAAATGATAGCTATACCTCTGTAATTCAAAATATCCTAACCACAAACAAAAACATTAAGAGCCTGGCTCTCAATAACAAAGTTAATTCCTCAGTAGATAACTTCTTTAAGTATAAAGTTGATGTTAAGGGAATTACTGACCAGAAAAGTTCCGGCCGCTGCTGGATGTTTGCATCCATGAATGACCTTAGGCCGGCAGTAATGAAGAAGTATAATCTGGACAGTTTTGATTTCTCCCATAACTACAATTATTTCTGGGATATACTGGAAAAATCCAATATGTTTCTGGAAAATATTATAAGAACCGCAAAAGCGCCGATGGATGATAGAGAAGTACTTACCTATTTCCAGTCCCCTATTGGAGATGGCGGCGTATGGAGTTCTTTCTATAATGTGGCAACTAAGTACGGCGTTGTCCCTGCGGAAGTTATGCCGGAGACAGAGCACTCCAACAACACCTCTCAAATGATGAATATTATTACGGAGAGATTGCGCAAGGGAGGCTATGATATTAGAGAAATTGCTGCAAATAAAGGCAAAGCTGCAGATATGGAGAGAGAGAAGATGAATGTTTTAAAAGATGTCTACAGAGTTCTTGCTATTTGCCTTGGAGAACCTCCTGCGGAGTTCACATGGAGATTTTTGGATAAAAACAAAAAGATACAAACCGTAAAGAGCACTCCTGCAGACTTTTTCAAAGGTATTGCCGGAGATAGCTACAACACAGAGAATTACGTCATGATAATGAATGATCCTACAAGAGATTATTATAAGATGTATGAGGTACAGGGAGACCGCAATTTGATAGAGGGCGTAAACTGGATATATCTTAACCTTCCAAATTCCGATATTAAAAAAGCGGTACTTGCATCTATCAAAGCTAATGAAGCCGTTGTATCTTCTTGCGATGTTGGAAAACAGTCAAATACAAAGGCAGGCTCCGGGCTTATGGACCCTGACATATACGATTATAACTCGCTGCTTGGAATAAATCTGACAATGGATAAGAAAGCAAGAATCCTTACCCGCCAGAGCGGTTCATCCCATGCGATGCTTATAGTTGCCTGTGACACAGACGACAATGATGTTCCTGTAAAATGGGAATTTGAAAACAGCTGGGGTGAAGATGCCGGAAATAAGGGTTATCTTACATTTACAGACAAGTGGTTTGACGAGTATATGTTCCGCTTTGTAATTAACAAGAAATACTTGGACAGCAAGGCATTAGAATCCTTAGGGCAGAAACATATCATGCTTCCTATCTGGGATTATATGTTCTAA
- a CDS encoding biotin transporter BioY: MNYLIMRAKLIHIALLAACATITYTAAFSQSIGNKEMKELESSFKQDGSSTALQNILTTRSDFDALSENISKRQSMDEHVKYQVNIGSINDQKNSGRCWMFSCMNSLRAGVMNKLNVEDFDFSHNFNYFYDMLEKCNLFMEEMIENAYKPIDDREVVKYLSRPITDGGVWNIFYAEVTKYGVVPKDIMPETAVSDNDGQLLQILKKILRKGAWDVRSIAESGVKKDLAHKEMEEKKISVLKDVYRVLALSLGNPPKEFEWRYKDKAGSEKIFKGTPKEFYASIAPKDYNPDNYIMITNDPGKEYYKIYEVKNYKSIIEGFNWTYLNLPYSDIKSAALKSIKNGEGMYVTIDSDEDADKSTGAGVLETGLYDYSSLLGVNMEMDRKSMILTRQISSTHAILLMGCDTDANDVPTKWKFEDSFGLSRGRSGFLLMSDKWFETYTFRMVVNKKYLGEKAVKALGQNPILVPVWDYMMF, from the coding sequence ATGAACTACTTAATAATGAGAGCAAAACTTATACATATAGCCCTGCTGGCAGCATGCGCAACAATCACATACACGGCAGCTTTTTCACAATCTATCGGGAATAAAGAGATGAAAGAGCTGGAAAGCAGCTTCAAACAGGACGGCAGCTCTACTGCATTGCAAAACATTCTGACAACCAGAAGTGATTTTGATGCTTTGTCTGAAAATATCAGCAAAAGGCAAAGCATGGATGAACACGTTAAATATCAAGTAAATATAGGAAGCATTAATGACCAAAAAAATTCCGGAAGATGCTGGATGTTCTCTTGCATGAACTCTCTGCGAGCAGGTGTGATGAACAAACTTAACGTAGAAGATTTTGATTTTTCTCACAACTTCAATTATTTCTACGATATGCTGGAAAAGTGCAATCTTTTTATGGAGGAGATGATTGAGAATGCGTATAAGCCAATTGATGACAGGGAGGTTGTAAAATATTTGAGCAGACCAATCACAGATGGAGGAGTTTGGAATATTTTTTATGCAGAAGTAACCAAGTATGGCGTTGTACCAAAGGATATTATGCCTGAGACAGCCGTATCTGATAATGACGGGCAGCTGCTGCAAATACTAAAAAAGATTTTGCGCAAGGGAGCATGGGATGTACGTTCAATAGCTGAGAGCGGAGTTAAAAAAGATCTGGCACACAAGGAGATGGAGGAGAAAAAAATCTCCGTGCTTAAAGATGTTTATAGAGTGCTTGCTTTGAGCCTTGGAAATCCGCCAAAAGAATTTGAGTGGCGTTACAAAGACAAAGCCGGAAGTGAGAAAATTTTCAAGGGGACTCCAAAAGAATTTTATGCAAGTATTGCTCCAAAAGACTACAATCCAGATAATTACATAATGATTACCAATGACCCCGGAAAAGAATACTACAAAATTTATGAGGTCAAAAATTACAAAAGCATAATAGAAGGATTCAACTGGACATATCTTAACCTGCCATATTCCGATATTAAAAGCGCAGCGTTAAAATCCATAAAGAACGGAGAAGGGATGTATGTCACGATAGATTCCGATGAGGATGCAGATAAGAGCACCGGAGCCGGGGTCCTGGAAACAGGCCTATATGATTACAGCTCATTGCTTGGAGTAAATATGGAGATGGACCGCAAGTCCATGATTCTTACAAGACAAATCAGCTCCACACATGCAATCCTGCTAATGGGTTGTGACACAGATGCTAATGATGTCCCCACAAAGTGGAAATTTGAAGATAGCTTTGGACTTTCCAGAGGACGAAGCGGTTTTCTTCTAATGTCGGACAAATGGTTTGAAACCTACACGTTCAGGATGGTTGTAAATAAAAAATATCTTGGGGAGAAAGCAGTCAAAGCGCTGGGACAGAACCCTATACTTGTTCCCGTATGGGACTACATGATGTTCTAA